In a single window of the Caldilineales bacterium genome:
- a CDS encoding DUF3054 domain-containing protein: protein MPRSSFLLPLGDALTILLFAVLGRQSHNEAASNIAAAFKVAAPFIIGWLFIAPWLGALRPPAWASLRSAAAVVLKAFVPAYVAGSLLRALSLGRFSPPAFYLVTAAVILALLLGWRWVYTLAVAPRLGRA from the coding sequence ATGCCACGCTCCTCTTTTCTGCTCCCCCTGGGCGATGCCCTTACCATCCTTCTTTTTGCCGTCCTGGGCCGCCAGAGCCACAACGAAGCCGCCAGCAACATCGCCGCCGCCTTCAAGGTCGCGGCCCCGTTCATCATTGGCTGGCTGTTCATCGCCCCGTGGCTGGGGGCGTTGCGGCCGCCGGCCTGGGCCAGCCTGCGTTCGGCGGCGGCGGTCGTGCTGAAGGCATTCGTCCCGGCCTATGTGGCCGGCTCGCTCCTGCGGGCGCTGTCGCTGGGACGTTTCAGCCCGCCAGCCTTCTATCTGGTCACGGCGGCCGTCATCCTGGCCCTGCTCCTGGGCTGGAGGTGGGTCTACACCCTGGCGGTGGCGCCGCGGCTGGGGCGAGCGTGA